Genomic window (Bombus affinis isolate iyBomAffi1 unplaced genomic scaffold, iyBomAffi1.2 ctg00000128.1, whole genome shotgun sequence):
CCCCAgattttaaaaatgtatatcatcGCCAGTGGTTCAACGACGTGTCATAAAGTTGGAGTTTTCAATATAGAAATTActcgaaaatattattctgtttttaaataaataaactttttggaaATAGAATTTTGGGAACAGAAGTAGAACTGCAGAAATAGAAGCAGGATTTCATTCACTTGGACTCTATTTGTTGGAAggaagttttatttaatatccgaCTAACTGAACTTTTGTCGATTGAATTCACTTATCTACTATTTTACCCACTCGAGATATTCAGAACGGATGAACACAAGGTGTAATGAAACTGTTCAAACTTTGAATCATCCCTTAAACTCGAAGTGTCTCGTTTAATTCGACAGAGAGCCGGTAAACCGATCTCCGGCCACTTTAATCATCCAACAATTTCACGCTGGGATTCGCTCGAACGCCGCTATCTTTCCCGGTTGACGCGAAATCTCATTCGAAGATGGAAGAACCTTCAACCGTGTGGAACAGcagttgtattttcgagctatcgcggggtgacgcaatcgcgaggaaacacgtcaacgggagtcgtaaattcccgttacgatcctaatggtcgacgccgcgagtagatcgatcccctgatttccgttaagataataggggtggttgaattaatataactccgtgattggtagggttatgatcatatttttctccaacagcttcgtttaatcacacacaatagtaacgtcgttgagtctgaagattgcctggatcttgctcagattctgactgccaatctgagagaggaaggctcgtgggtcgtagtagatgtggcgattgatcagatccaactttgactgaatcgaatcaacaggatcaaccgaaagattgaatgaggagacgtcgactgcttgactccgactgtttgacttgggtggcttgcactgacgactgactcgaacgactgactgattcgtactactcgaacgactaactcgtactactacgaacgactgactcgtacgtctacctgtgtcaatgacgatggaggttttgaacgaagtaagctgattcgttgttcgtactttccgttatgaacatgaggacacagatccccgttaccattagctaagacgttaacggttgaagttgggatatggaagcatcctaacggcatgactcgtgggaaaacccagatgtttctaatctctaaatgcctgattttccttgtcatataattaacaatttttcccgtcataactaccagcttactccgtaatatttaagaacgttcaataaacctaaggaccttttaagtacccgctataaaccgaaaatgcttgcaggattcaaggtttctgcaagctaatgagaatcggtttatggtgggccttagttttattgagggttctctaatgacgtttgggtctggacggtcagacattaaagtacgtcgcgcggacctcttcacgcgacgtaacatcctccccccgttgagagaaTCCCGATCAAAAGTCCATGGATGGTATCAGGGGGAACTTTCGTCTGCGTTCTCCGCTGTTCGTGGTTGTCCGGGTTCCTCCGATTCCGGTTGACAGGGTAGTGGAATCAATCGTTTGACGCCGCGATCCAGGATGCTCGTCGCTGTCTTCACCGTGGCTGTCCGTATAATTCCGTCGGCTCCTGGGTGGACCTTAATGACGCGGCCCAAGGGCCAATGCATAGGTGGAACGTTGTCTTCTCGGAGAATTACGATTGTGCCCTCACGAATGCCATGTTTGCCCTTGTACCATTTGCTACGGCTGGTTAATTCGTTGAGATATTCTCGGTGCCATCGACTCCAAAATTCCTGCTTAAGCTGATGGATACGTTGCCAGTTAGATAAGTGGCTTGGTTGGATTGTCCTAAGATCTCGTTCCCGAATGTTGGTAAATGTGTCGCCTAACAAAAAATGTCCGGGAGTGAGGACTGGGAGATCGTTAGGATCTGTTGAGATGGGAGTAAGTGGACGGGAATTCAACATCGCTTCGATCTCAATAACCAGAGTATTGAGATGCTCGAAGGTCAAGAGTTCCGTGCCAACGGTGCGAATAAGATGCCGTTTAAATGATTTCACCGCGGCTTCCCATAAACCGCCAAAATGTGGTGAATTCGGAGGGTTGAATGACCACTGTATCTGCCGATCGGTGAGGAAGGTCTGCACCCTTTCTTGATGGTCGTCGGATTGTAATAGGAGGTGAAGTTCTTTCAACTCCCTGTTTGCTCCGACGAAGTTAGTTCCGTTGTCCGAAAGGATGGTCGCACAATGTCCTCTCCGAGAGATAAACCGGCGGAGCGCGGCAAGGAATGCGTCGGTTGTCAGATCGCTCACTAATTCGATATGAACGGTTTTGGTAGCCAGGCATATGAATATGGCGACGTACACCTTTACCCTTCGGCGATTACGATCCCTTCTCTCCTTGACATAGAACGGGCCGCAATAATCAACCCCGATGTTCGTAAAGGGCCGCGACTCGGTGATCCGTGACTCCGGCAGGTCTCCCATCAGATATTCTACTGAtggtggattggctcggcaaCAACGGACGCAGTTCTTGATGGTGCGCCATACTTGGCTTCGGCCGTCGACAGGCCAATAACGTTGTCTAATAGCGTATAGTGTGGCCTGGGTTCCGGAATGATGGTTGCGTCGATGCTCCTGGTCGATAATGAGCTCAGTCACTGATGATTTTGGCAGAATGATCGGATGCCTTTGGTGGAAGGGCATCTGTGAGTTAGTGAGTCATCCTCCGACTCGTATTATCCCTTCATTGTCGAGGAAAGGATTTAGGCGTTGGAGTTTCCCTCCCACGGACGTGGTCCGATCTTTTTGTAGTGAGCGAATCTCCTTCGAAAAATGGATGTTTTGTAGGAGTCTAAGCAATCTATTTTCTGCCGAAATGAGCTCATCTACTGTTAGAGATACTGCCCGGCTTTGCTTCTGTCTCCATCGAAAGCAGCGAGCGACGACTCTGGTTAGTTTTGACCATGACGAGTATTTTTCTAATATCGTATGGTCGACTGGGTTCGCTGCCAGGCAGGGTGACCTCTGTTGCTCAGGAATTTCGCCCGACGTAGTTGGGTTCCATGTTGGCCAATGCTCTTCGTTTTGCTGGAGCCATTATGGTCCATTTTTCCAAATGGACGGGCGCAGGAACTCCTTGGGCGTCTGACCTCGTGAGATGAGGTCCGCTGGGTTGTCGGCGGTGGGTACATGACGCCAATCGGAGAGGTTAGTCTTGAGTTGGATCTCGGCTACTCGGTTCGCCACAAATGTTTTTAACATATGCGGCGAGGTTTTGATCCACTGGAGCACGATGGTGGAATCAGTCCAGTATACGATCCGAGAGATCTCGATCGTCAGGGCTTTCTGGATTGATGCGATCAGGGTAGCCAGACGGAGTGCTCCGCTCAGTTCGAGTCGTGGGATCGTCTGTGTTTTGAGCGGAGCGACCTTTGACTTCGCGGTGAGTAGATGGGATTGGATGGAGCCGTCGGAACTAATGGTGCGGAGATAGACGCAGACTCCGTAAGCCTTCTCGCTGGCATCGCAAAACCCGTGGAGTTCCATCCTAGTCGCTGCTGGTATTACAGCTTTTCGTGGAAACCGGACGTTGTTTATCAACGCTAATTGGGTGTAGTACCGGCTCCATTCCGTATGCAAATCCGCGGGAAGTGATTCATCCCAGTTGATCTTTAATGACCATATATGTTGCAAAATAATCTTTGCTCGAATTATCACTGGAGCTAGCAATCCTAATGGATCATAAATTCTGGCGATCACCGAACTTATTGATCGCTTTGTAACGCGTGGGAGATCAGCTAGGGTATCGACCGAATAGAGGATTGAATCAACTTGGGACTCCCAAAAAACCCCGAGGGTTTTTAGGGTCTGAGACTCACCTAATTGTAGCTTCCGGCATTTGTCTTGTTCGGATAGCCCCTTCAGTACGTCCGAATCGTTGGACGCCCATCCTCTAATATTGAAGCCGCCTGATTGCAGAAGGTCGGTGAGCTCCTTCCGAATCGACAGTACCTCTTCCTTCGTATCAGCTCCGGTGAGGGCGTCGTctacgtagaagtctcgctttAATACCAGTGATGCTCGCGGGAATTGgtgtccctcgtcgtctgccaaTTGTTTGAGACACCGTATGGCCAAGTATGGAGCGGCTGACAACCCAAACGTCACGGTGTTAAGTTGATAGGAGTCGATCTCACCGTCGGAATTGCGCCacagaatttgttgatatttccTATCTTCTGGGCGTATCAATATCTGgcgatacattttttcaataTCGCCAGTTAGAACATACTGGTGAGACCGGAATCTAAGTAGGATGTCGAATAGATCCTCCTGCAACTTTGGTCCGGTGAGCAAAGTATCGTTTAGCAATACTCCAGTGTTGCTTGCCGCTGATCCATCGAACACAACCCGGAGCTTAGTGGTGTCGCTTGATTCCTTGATCACGCTGTGATGTGGCAGATAATACTCGTGATTAGCGAGGTGACCAGGGTCGATCTTCGTCGCGTGACCCAAGTCTATGTACTCTTGGATCACATTACTGTACGCGATTTCGTATGAGTTATCGCGTTGGAATCGGCGGTGGAGTGATGCGAGTCGTCTCATCGCTAGTGCCTTGGTTGATCCAAGGGATGGGAGCTGGCTGTGAAATGGAAGGGCGACAATGTATCGTCCTTCGCTGGTGCGTCGGACGTGATCTCGGAAGTGTTTTTCGCATCGTCGCTCTGCCTCTGAGAGATGTTGAATCGGGGGTccttcgtcgatttcccaaaaccGCGCGAGATCAGCTTGCAGAGCCGTTGTGGAGGCGTGGAATGCATTTGTCGCGATTTGGTAAGTTGGACTCCCCCCGATTACCCAGCCGAATCGGGTTTTCTGTAAACGCAGTTCCGGCTCGTCTGGTCGCGTCAGATTAATCTGTCCGACGCACATCGAAGCAAGTGTCGTACCTGAACTCAGTAAGACATCGATCGGACCTGGCACATGAAATCGTGGATCGGCCAGATTGATATTCTTTGGTATTTCCAATGTCGAGCGATCGATGTGTTGACTTGGGATCAGGGTCGAGATAGCCGGAATGACGAGGAACGTTATTGTACGTTCATAGCTGCCGTCGGTTGACGTGATCGTAGCCGTTATGTATCGCCTTGCCGTCGTCGTTAAAGTATCGAGAACCCCAATTGGGACCGAacacttcttttgttttattccAAGGGAATCGGCTAGTCTTCTAGTAATGAAGTTCATGCTGGATCCAGTATCGAGCAACGCACGGCAACGAATAGGTTGCCGTTTGTCGGTCAGCATGTTAACTTGTGCTGTAATTACTAGgtcattgcacaataatttggGATCTGATGGTCGGGTTTGATCGGTCCTTGTTGGGGTTCGGCGTGCCTGGCGTCAATTGTGTGTCTGTCTCGGACTGGTTGATGGACTTGAAGTCCGTGAAGTCCTTGGGTTGTGCTTCCTTGCGACCTTCCGAGTCTTTGACGGGGATGTCGATGATCTCCTGCTGGAAGGGGAGGAACCTTGATCTGAATTGGAGGAAGTCGACCTTACCTTTTGCCTGTCCCGATGTAGCATTGTATGATGGCGACCTCCACACACCCTACAAGACCCGGCATGACAATCCCGAGTTGTGTGTCCCGCACTCAGGCAGTTCAGACACAGGAGTGCACTTTTGACCTCCTTCAAGCGTTCACTGACGCTTTTGGCTCTGAAGGCGTCGCAATGCCAAATGGAGTGTTGGCCCTTGCAAGAATGGCAGGAATTCTTGACCCGGGATGCGGTGAATGTCTGTCCTCGTGTCTTACGCTGTCGGATTCTTTTGGATTGGTCCGGTGttttaatttgtttgatatcggaAGGTGAGATGCCTGTGAGCGCTAGATTCTCGAGGTAATCTAGCAAATCGGTGTATTGAGGCACCTCCTTGTTGGTCAAGGTTAGCTCCCATTGTTGCCTGACGTAATCGGGTAGTTTGGAGCTGATGAGATTAAGAATGAGGCTATTCGGATGTACGGTTTGTCCCAAACTGCTTAGTGCGTCGAGGTTCTGTCTTACGACATTGGCCAAGTCTCTTAGGGCCATTGGAGAACAATGCGTCAGCTTTGAGTAGTCAATGATTGCAAATCCATGGCATGACACGATGCGTCGCGGACAATCGTACCTCTGCTTGAGAAGGCTCAGCGCCTTCGGATAGTTCTCCTCATGGAAAACTAGAGAATTCACACAACTCGCGGCTTCCCCTACTAAGGAAGCCCGCACATAATGGAATTTTTGTAAGGTGGTTAGGTGAGAGTTCATGTCGATAGTCGAGTTgaatgtgttaaaaaatgcgttCCAATTTTCGAATTTCCCGTCGAATGCTGGTAGCCGCATTTCTGGTAAATGCATTTTCGCTTCGGGAAAATCGGTGCCCTTTGATGGCGGCGGGATTGAAGATGGCTTTCCTTCCCGGAGATGCTGTATTCTCTCGTCCAGGGAACTGTACTGTTCCGACGCTACGCGTTCCTGAACGATATCCTCGTCCTCGATGTCGTCCAACTCGTCCTGGAGTGATAGGAATCGTTTCCACCCGGTTTTGAGTAGGGCTTGAGATGATCTCAAATATGCAAGATCTTGCATGCCTGACTGTTCGTATCTATCGATGCGGTCCCTTATAGTCGTTAACGTGCCTTCGAACAATTTATCACGTCGTTTCCTCAAGTTGTTGATCTTAGCTGGGGTCGGCATGATTCGGGATGTGGAT
Coding sequences:
- the LOC126927526 gene encoding uncharacterized protein LOC126927526: MPFHQRHPIILPKSSVTELIIDQEHRRNHHSGTQATLYAIRQRYWPVDGRSQVWRTIKNCVRCCRANPPSVEYLMGDLPESRITESRPFTNIGVDYCGPFYVKERRDRNRRRVKVYVAIFICLATKTVHIELVSDLTTDAFLAALRRFISRRGHCATILSDNGTNFVGANRELKELHLLLQSDDHQERVQTFLTDRQIQWSFNPPNSPHFGGLWEAAVKSFKRHLIRTVGTELLTFEHLNTLVIEIEAMLNSRPLTPISTDPNDLPVLTPGHFLLGDTFTNIRERDLRTIQPSHLSNWQRIHQLKQEFWSRWHREYLNELTSRSKWYKGKHGIREGTIVILREDNVPPMHWPLGRVIKVHPGADGIIRTATVKTATSILDRGVKRLIPLPCQPESEEPGQPRTAENADESSP
- the LOC126927527 gene encoding uncharacterized protein LOC126927527, yielding MLTDKRQPIRCRALLDTGSSMNFITRRLADSLGIKQKKCSVPIGVLDTLTTTARRYITATITSTDGSYERTITFLVIPAISTLIPSQHIDRSTLEIPKNINLADPRFHVPGPIDVLLSSGTTLASMCVGQINLTRPDEPELRLQKTRFGWVIGGSPTYQIATNAFHASTTALQADLARFWEIDEGPPIQHLSEAERRCEKHFRDHVRRTSEGRYIVALPFHSQLPSLGSTKALAMRRLASLHRRFQRDNSYEIAYSNVIQEYIDLGHATKIDPGHLANHEYYLPHHSVIKESSDTTKLRVVFDGSAASNTGVLLNDTLLTGPKLQEDLFDILLRFRSHQYVLTGDIEKMYRQILIRPEDRKYQQILWRNSDGEIDSYQLNTVTFGLSAAPYLAIRCLKQLADDEGHQFPRASLVLKRDFYVDDALTGADTKEEVLSIRKELTDLLQSGGFNIRGWASNDSDVLKGLSEQDKCRKLQLGESQTLKTLGVFWESQVDSILYSVDTLADLPRVTKRSISSVIARIYDPLGLLAPVIIRAKIILQHIWSLKINWDESLPADLHTEWSRYYTQLALINNVRFPRKAVIPAATRMELHGFCDASEKAYGVCVYLRTISSDGSIQSHLLTAKSKVAPLKTQTIPRLELSGALRLATLIASIQKALTIEISRIVYWTDSTIVLQWIKTSPHMLKTFVANRVAEIQLKTNLSDWRHVPTADNPADLISRGQTPKEFLRPSIWKNGP
- the LOC126927528 gene encoding uncharacterized protein LOC126927528, coding for MPTPAKINNLRKRRDKLFEGTLTTIRDRIDRYEQSGMQDLAYLRSSQALLKTGWKRFLSLQDELDDIEDEDIVQERVASEQYSSLDERIQHLREGKPSSIPPPSKGTDFPEAKMHLPEMRLPAFDGKFENWNAFFNTFNSTIDMNSHLTTLQKFHYVRASLVGEAASCVNSLVFHEENYPKALSLLKQRYDCPRRIVSCHGFAIIDYSKLTHCSPMALRDLANVVRQNLDALSSLGQTVHPNSLILNLISSKLPDYVRQQWELTLTNKEVPQYTDLLDYLENLALTGISPSDIKQIKTPDQSKRIRQRKTRGQTFTASRVKNSCHSCKGQHSIWHCDAFRAKSVSERLKEVKSALLCLNCLSAGHTTRDCHAGSCRIKVPPLPAGDHRHPRQRLGRSQGSTTQGLHGLQVHQPVRDRHTIDARHAEPQQGPIKPDHQIPNYCAMT